In one Lolium rigidum isolate FL_2022 chromosome 3, APGP_CSIRO_Lrig_0.1, whole genome shotgun sequence genomic region, the following are encoded:
- the LOC124704628 gene encoding photosystem I reaction center subunit II, chloroplastic-like → MAMATQASAATRHLITAAWSPSSKPRANSLSIPSTRGPAPLCAAAPETPAPATKEAAPAAPAGFVPPQLDPATPSPIFGGSTGGLLRKAQVEEFYVITWTSPKEQVFEMPTGGAAIMREGPNLLKLARKEQCLALGNRLRSKYKIAYQFYRVFPNGEVQYLHPKDGVYPEKVNAGRQGVGQNFRSIGKNVSPIEVKFTGKNTFDV, encoded by the coding sequence atggccatggccacgcAAGCCTCGGCGGCCACGCGCCACCTGATCACCGCGGCCTGGTCGCCCTCCTCCAAGCCCCGCGCCAACTCTCTCTCCATCCCCTCCACCCGCGGCCCCGCCCCGCTCTGCGCCGCCGCCCCGGAGACGCCCGCGCCCGCCACCAAAGAAGCCGCGCCCGCGGCGCCCGCCGGCTTCGTCCCGCCGCAGCTCGACCCCGCCACGCCGTCCCCGATCTTCGGCGGCAGCACGGGCGGGCTCCTCCGCAAGGCGCAGGTCGAGGAGTTCTACGTCATCACCTGGACCTCCCCCAAGGAGCAGGTCTTCGAGATGCCCACCGGCGGCGCCGCCATCATGCGCGAGGGGCCCAACCTCCTCAAGCTCGCCCGCAAGGAGCAGTGCCTGGCGCTCGGCAACAGGCTCCGCTCCAAGTACAAGATCGCCTACCAGTTCTACCGCgtcttccccaacggcgaggtgcAGTACCTCCACCCCAAGGACGGCGTCTACCCCGAGAAGGTCAACGCCGGCAGGCAGGGCGTGGGCCAGAACTTCCGCAGCATCGGCAAGAACGTCAGCCCCATCGAGGTCAAGTTCACCGGCAAGAACACCTTCGACGTCTAA